In Leclercia sp. LSNIH1, the genomic stretch TGGCATTCCTGCGGGAGTATTGCGGCGTGGATTCTGACGGGCTGGTGACTGTGGATGGCGTGGTGTATCGCATCGTGGATATCGGCATGCGCATGCTGCAGCCAGCGGAACTGTACCGCGCCCAGGGCTTTCCGGAGTGGTACATCATCGACCAGGACTACCGCGGCGTGAAGTACGCGAAGGATAAGCAGGTGGCCCGCTGCGGCAACGCCGTGCCGCCGCCGTTCGCTGAAGCGCTGGTAAGGGTGAATTTGCCGGAGATGTGCGAACAACGGGAGTGGGCTGCTTAAAGATAATATTAATAGAGGACTTATTTCAACTTGAAAACGCCGGGCATTGCCCGGCGAATCAATTGTCCTTATTTGCCAGAGAACCTTCTCCAGATACTTTGGCAAATGCCAAAAGACAAAGCTAAGAACATAAGACCAGACCAACGTTCTATCCCTTCCGCCATCACCAGCATAGCTATTCCGATACCTGCAAGCGGAATAGCAGCGATAACAAAAAGAATAATGCCACAAATAAATTGGCTTACAGTGGGCTCTTGAGACATGTTAACACCTTTAATGAAGGAAACCGTTGACGCGCAATTTCTTATAGTTTTTATGTAGTTCCATTTAGGGAAGGTGCGAACAAGTTCCTGATATGAGATCATCATATTCATCCGGAGCGCATCCCAGAGGGACATCATGAGCCATCAACTCACCTTCGCCGATAGTGAATTCAGCACTAAGCGCCGTCAGACCCGAAAAGAGATTTTCCTCTCCCGCATGGAGCAGATTCTGCCATGGCAGAATATGACCGCTGTCATCGAGCCGTTTTATCCCAAGGCGGGCAATGGCCGACGGCCCTATCCGCTGGAGACCATGCTGCGTATTCACTGCATGCAGCATTGGTACAACCTGAGCGACGGTGCCATGGAAGATGCCCTGTACGAAATCGCCTCCATGCGCCTGTTTGCCCGATTATCCCTGGATAGCGCCCTGCCGGATCGCACCACCATCATGAATTTCCGCCACCTGCTCGAGCAGCATCAACTGGCCCGTCAATTGTTCAAGACCATCAATCGCTGGCTGGCCGAAGCAGGCGTCATGATGACCCAAGGCACTTTGGTGGATGCCACCATCATTGAGGCACCCAGCTCTACCAAGAACAAAGAGCAGCAACGCGATCCGGAGATGCATCAGACCAAGAAAGGCAATCAGTGGCACTTTGGCATGAAGGCCCACATTGGTGTCGATGCCAAGAGTGGCCTGACCCACAGCCTAGTCACCACCGCGGCCAACGAGCATGACCTCAATCAGCTGGGTAATCTGCTTCATGGAGAGGAGCAATTTGTCTCAGCCGATGCCGGCTACCAAGGAGCGCCACAGCGCGAGGAGCTGGCCGAGGTGGATGTGGACTGGCTGATCGCCGAGCGTCCCGGCAAGGTAAAAACCTTGAAGCAGCATCCGCGCAAGAACAAAACGGCCATCAACATCGAATACATGAAAGCCAGCATCCGTGCCAAGGTGGAGCACCCGTTTCGCATCATCAAGCGGCAGTTCGGCTTCGTGAAAGCCAGATACAAGGGGCTGCTGAAAAACGATAACCAACTGGCGATGTTATTCACCCTGGCCAACCTGTTTCGGGTGGACCAAATGATACGTCAGTGGGAGAGATCTCAGTAAAAACCGGAAATAACGCCAGAAATGGTGGAAAAAATAGCCTAAATAGGCTGATTCGATGTGTTTGCGGGAAAAAAATCGGCCCAGATCCGCGAAATTTTAATCAGCGAGTCAGCTTGGGAAGAAATGACCTGCTTATTCGCACCTTCCTTAGCACTTGGCTTTTATCATTTGCTGTACTTTCCATAGACGTGAAACGCAAATTAAATAAATCTACTCATATATTCAATTCACCAGTTTTGGTGGGGCAACCATTTCGCTCGAGCGCACAACTTCCCATACAAACAATATGGGAATCCCCATATCGACGGCCAGGGCCTCTCCGGAGGCCTTTTTCGCGCCCGGCGCATAGGTGATTTGCACATGATCGATAATACCGATCGATACAAGAATATTGATCTATTAAATCGATCAGTTAATAACCGGCGACCGGCAACAAATTATCAACCTGACAAAAAGTGTCACCCCATTAAATTATCCATAAAAGCTGCTTCACCCCTCGCCCAGAGGAGGTGAGAGTTTTTTAATCAGGTATTTACCCCGGTGCTCTCTGTGCCGCCAAAGTGTTAAAAAATAAGGTCGGTTTTTACACGGAAGTAGCGTAAAAATTTATTTAAATCAATAAGATGAATGGACTTGCACAGGCATGTATTTCATGTGCATACTTAAGCCAAACGAATAAATACTGTTTATACATACAGTATTTTGTTGTATGGTTAAGATGCTACAGAGAAAAATGAATTTTTCTTCCGGCGAACCTATTAGGAAATTTGCGCCATTTGGTATTTTGGCTCTGTGGAGTGGAGTTCTCCCCGCCGGGAGAGGGTATTTGGTGATAGCAAAGTGAGGAGGTCGATGTGAAAGAAAAGCAGGAGCAGGGTGACTGGTACGACATTATCAGGCGTTCAGACGGCAAGCTTATTGGATCTATGCCGTTTGAAAGCCGATGTCTCGTCTACACCAGGAATGGTCTGGTGTCGTGCCGCCCGCTGCTGGAGGACGAAGGGATCTTCAATCTGTCGTCCGGAACCCGTTTTCTTCGCCGCCTCGGCTACCGCGTCAATCAACCCTCTGATATTATGATATCAACGGACTGAACACCCGTTGACCT encodes the following:
- a CDS encoding IS5-like element ISKpn26 family transposase; protein product: MSHQLTFADSEFSTKRRQTRKEIFLSRMEQILPWQNMTAVIEPFYPKAGNGRRPYPLETMLRIHCMQHWYNLSDGAMEDALYEIASMRLFARLSLDSALPDRTTIMNFRHLLEQHQLARQLFKTINRWLAEAGVMMTQGTLVDATIIEAPSSTKNKEQQRDPEMHQTKKGNQWHFGMKAHIGVDAKSGLTHSLVTTAANEHDLNQLGNLLHGEEQFVSADAGYQGAPQREELAEVDVDWLIAERPGKVKTLKQHPRKNKTAINIEYMKASIRAKVEHPFRIIKRQFGFVKARYKGLLKNDNQLAMLFTLANLFRVDQMIRQWERSQ